Proteins from a single region of Amycolatopsis sp. CA-230715:
- a CDS encoding STAS domain-containing protein, translated as MLIAFRGDLDTATCPSARAAIEDALEVEVTRTLVLDFSRVHVFATAAAHLVNDVSTASERCGTDLRVVAGESRCIRRPLSMFGGGKTAMHDSRAAALRA; from the coding sequence GTGCTCATCGCGTTCCGGGGAGATCTCGACACAGCGACCTGCCCGTCCGCGCGCGCGGCGATCGAGGACGCGCTGGAAGTGGAGGTGACCCGGACGCTGGTGCTGGACTTCTCGCGCGTCCACGTCTTCGCCACGGCCGCGGCACATCTGGTGAACGACGTCAGCACCGCCAGTGAACGGTGCGGAACAGATCTCCGCGTGGTGGCGGGAGAATCGCGGTGCATCCGCCGCCCGTTGAGCATGTTCGGCGGCGGGAAAACAGCGATGCACGATTCCCGCGCCGCCGCGCTGCGCGCCTGA
- a CDS encoding P-loop NTPase fold protein: MTGPVFDADGYTLDDDVAARQFVVLNDTPLGEGTETDLLETNQVARGLAELIIASRTTAPFTLAVDAAWGMGKSSLLRTLEKRLAAEPAVSVVWFNAWTSGAASALEGLIKSVLLRFDRNLIRRAVRSVTGRAHLVGLLRGTALLVGSAFGIGKVVNELWQALAVDARSRNQLKGVLRDLFTTWIAKGDRTGGQRLLVVFVDDLDRCAGERVVEVCEAIKLYLDVPGVVFVLACDQTVLWRAVQDSAGNGEPARAVEYLEKIVQINYRIPPPSTVLAAQLVDGYLRQSETANLFDSSMRNMIVDRTGRNPRRIKRLINSFVLEYHLDRSWDDFGPENLVKLVLLQHFYPAFYGLMADPRELEPVQEFLAYQKFHGMVRQGAYQDPERWRQLFLAKGIRPPERTPSADELSTHLRELEHELPDEFPVLAADRDFVELVKSLNRSLGPDQFRLLLRKPLTGGPAHSPFLPPAPQHLAESPLVHSPRVPLAETSDPARLPGFRVLWIDDHPGSNRRLIDHLTRLGAVVTTAVNHTAALAAFEETAFSIVLSDLTHGADPEKGLTDLAHYREHGIYHGPVIFCSGKASPEIPDRAARLGALGPTNDENEIMRWISLVASGTLSPPLPPDEAS, translated from the coding sequence ATGACAGGACCCGTTTTCGACGCCGACGGTTACACGCTCGACGACGATGTCGCGGCGAGGCAGTTCGTCGTCCTCAATGACACCCCGCTCGGTGAGGGCACGGAAACGGACCTGCTCGAGACCAACCAGGTCGCGCGCGGCCTCGCCGAACTGATCATCGCGTCGCGCACGACCGCGCCGTTCACGCTCGCCGTGGACGCGGCGTGGGGCATGGGCAAGAGCAGTCTGCTGCGCACGCTGGAAAAGCGGCTGGCCGCGGAGCCGGCGGTGTCGGTCGTGTGGTTCAACGCGTGGACCTCGGGGGCGGCCAGCGCGCTCGAAGGACTGATCAAGTCCGTGCTGCTCCGCTTCGACCGCAACCTCATCCGCCGGGCCGTGCGGTCGGTGACCGGGAGAGCACACCTGGTCGGGTTGCTGCGCGGGACAGCGCTGCTCGTCGGGAGCGCCTTCGGGATCGGCAAGGTCGTCAACGAGCTCTGGCAGGCGCTCGCCGTCGACGCCCGATCGCGGAACCAGCTGAAAGGGGTCCTGCGCGACCTGTTCACCACCTGGATCGCGAAGGGCGACCGGACCGGCGGCCAGCGCCTGCTCGTGGTGTTCGTCGACGATCTCGACCGCTGCGCCGGAGAACGGGTCGTCGAGGTGTGCGAGGCCATCAAGCTCTACCTCGACGTACCGGGCGTGGTGTTCGTGCTCGCCTGCGACCAGACGGTCCTGTGGCGCGCGGTGCAGGACTCCGCCGGGAACGGAGAACCCGCCCGCGCCGTCGAATACCTGGAGAAGATCGTCCAGATCAACTACCGGATCCCGCCGCCGAGCACGGTACTCGCGGCGCAGCTGGTGGACGGCTACCTGCGGCAGTCCGAGACCGCGAACCTGTTCGACTCGTCGATGAGGAACATGATAGTCGACCGGACCGGCCGTAATCCGCGGCGGATAAAACGACTCATCAACAGCTTCGTCCTCGAATACCACCTGGATCGGTCGTGGGACGATTTCGGTCCGGAAAACCTGGTCAAACTCGTTCTCCTGCAACACTTCTACCCGGCCTTCTACGGCCTCATGGCCGACCCGCGCGAGCTTGAACCCGTCCAGGAATTCCTCGCTTACCAGAAGTTTCACGGCATGGTCCGGCAGGGGGCCTACCAGGACCCCGAGCGGTGGCGGCAGCTGTTTCTGGCCAAGGGCATCCGTCCACCGGAGCGCACGCCGTCAGCCGACGAGCTGAGCACCCACCTCCGCGAGCTGGAGCACGAGCTACCGGACGAGTTCCCGGTGCTGGCCGCCGATCGGGACTTCGTCGAGCTTGTCAAGAGCCTCAACCGCTCCCTCGGCCCGGACCAGTTCCGGCTGCTGCTGCGTAAGCCGTTGACCGGCGGTCCCGCGCATTCCCCCTTCCTGCCTCCAGCGCCGCAGCATCTCGCGGAGAGCCCGCTCGTGCACTCACCACGAGTTCCCTTGGCCGAAACCTCCGACCCGGCTCGCCTCCCTGGCTTCAGGGTGCTCTGGATCGATGACCACCCCGGCAGCAACCGGCGGCTGATCGACCACCTCACGCGGCTCGGCGCCGTCGTCACGACCGCCGTGAACCACACCGCCGCGCTCGCCGCGTTCGAAGAGACGGCCTTCTCGATCGTCCTGTCCGATCTCACCCACGGCGCTGATCCCGAGAAAGGTCTCACCGATCTGGCCCACTACCGCGAACACGGGATCTACCACGGGCCGGTGATCTTCTGCTCGGGAAAGGCTTCGCCGGAGATCCCCGACCGCGCGGCGCGCCTTGGCGCACTCGGCCCGACCAACGACGAGAACGAGATCATGCGGTGGATCTCGCTAGTCGCATCGGGAACGCTGTCGCCGCCGCTGCCACCCGACGAGGCATCCTGA
- a CDS encoding penicillin acylase family protein, whose product MNDVQHDRVVNRRRFLGGATAAVVTASLSSGRAAAAAGPTSSELARWRGHASRVTITRDDWGIAHVHGRTDASAVFGMMYAQAEDDFNRIETNYLTSLGRLAEANGERALWQDLRQRLFIDPEVLRCELYPRSPGWLRELMEAWADGLNYYLAVHPEVRPLVLTRFEPWMALSFTEGSIGGDITRASLSRLQAFYDHQASPVDAEPEPPHEPTGSNGIAIAPNRTRNGNTLLLINPHTTFYFRSEQHVTSGEGLNAYGAATWGQFFLYQGFNANVGWMHTSTGADNIDEFAETIVPGEHGRLSYRYGAALRPVAKKTITLAYRTAEGTAAERSFTTFATHHGPIVGETGGKWIAFALMNKPVEALQQSYLRTKARNYAEYLKVAEFKANSSNNTIFADSSGEIAFLMPQFMPIRDDRFDYTKPVDGSDPATDWRGLHRLEDLPRAVNPRHGWVFNSNNWPWTCAGPDSPEAADYPKYLDQVGETPRGPHAVRLLSERKVFTAQTLRDVAFDSRIPAFAPDTGDGAPVSGLIPRLVEAWEKLPAGAPRKAKLADPIALLRGWDYRWGVDSTETSLAVFWAAGPRDTDEQRLASLEAAMERLTHDFGGWRVPWGEINRFQRLDDAIDQTFDDAKPSTSVPFVSAKLGSLASFAADRGPERPGGTTKRFYGTSGNTFVAVVEFGPRPRAMAVREGGASGHPGSPHFADQADRYASGNLRPVYFHPDDLTGHIERRYHPGG is encoded by the coding sequence ATGAACGACGTCCAGCACGACAGAGTGGTGAACCGGCGCCGGTTCCTCGGCGGGGCGACGGCGGCCGTGGTGACGGCGAGCCTGTCGTCGGGCCGCGCGGCCGCGGCTGCGGGGCCGACCTCGTCCGAGCTCGCCCGCTGGCGCGGGCACGCGTCGCGGGTGACGATCACCCGCGACGACTGGGGGATCGCGCACGTCCACGGCAGGACCGACGCCAGCGCGGTGTTCGGGATGATGTACGCCCAGGCCGAGGACGACTTCAACCGGATCGAAACCAACTACCTGACCAGCCTCGGCAGGCTCGCCGAGGCCAACGGCGAACGCGCGCTCTGGCAGGACCTCCGCCAGCGGCTGTTCATCGATCCCGAGGTGCTGAGGTGCGAGCTCTACCCGCGTAGCCCCGGCTGGTTGCGCGAGCTGATGGAGGCGTGGGCGGACGGGCTGAACTACTACCTCGCGGTCCACCCCGAGGTGCGCCCGCTGGTGCTCACGCGGTTCGAACCGTGGATGGCGCTGAGCTTCACCGAAGGCAGCATCGGCGGCGACATCACGCGAGCCTCGCTCTCTCGGCTCCAGGCCTTCTACGACCACCAGGCGTCCCCAGTCGACGCCGAGCCCGAGCCGCCGCACGAGCCAACGGGTTCGAACGGCATCGCGATCGCGCCGAACCGCACGCGGAACGGCAACACGCTGCTCCTGATCAACCCGCACACCACCTTCTACTTCCGCTCGGAGCAGCACGTGACCAGCGGCGAAGGGCTCAACGCCTACGGCGCGGCCACCTGGGGGCAGTTCTTCCTGTACCAGGGTTTCAACGCGAACGTGGGCTGGATGCACACCTCGACCGGCGCCGACAACATCGACGAGTTCGCCGAGACGATCGTGCCGGGGGAGCACGGTCGCCTGTCCTACCGGTACGGCGCCGCGCTGCGACCGGTGGCGAAGAAGACGATCACCTTGGCCTACCGCACGGCCGAAGGCACGGCGGCCGAGCGCAGCTTCACCACCTTCGCCACCCACCACGGCCCGATCGTGGGCGAGACGGGCGGCAAGTGGATCGCGTTCGCACTGATGAACAAGCCCGTCGAGGCGCTGCAGCAAAGCTACCTCCGTACCAAGGCGCGGAACTACGCGGAATACCTCAAGGTGGCGGAATTCAAGGCCAACAGCTCCAACAACACGATATTCGCGGATTCGAGCGGCGAAATCGCCTTCCTCATGCCGCAGTTCATGCCGATCCGCGACGATCGCTTCGACTACACGAAGCCCGTCGACGGCAGCGACCCGGCGACCGACTGGCGGGGACTGCACCGCCTCGAAGACCTGCCGCGGGCCGTGAATCCGCGGCACGGCTGGGTGTTCAACTCGAACAACTGGCCGTGGACCTGCGCCGGGCCGGACAGCCCCGAAGCCGCCGATTACCCGAAGTACCTCGACCAGGTCGGAGAGACTCCGCGCGGGCCGCACGCCGTCCGGTTGCTGAGCGAGCGAAAGGTTTTCACCGCACAAACTCTGCGCGATGTCGCTTTCGATTCCCGCATTCCCGCGTTCGCCCCGGACACCGGTGACGGGGCGCCGGTGAGCGGACTGATACCGCGACTCGTCGAGGCGTGGGAAAAGCTGCCCGCGGGCGCCCCGCGAAAAGCGAAGCTCGCCGACCCGATCGCCTTGCTGCGCGGCTGGGACTACCGCTGGGGCGTGGACTCGACCGAGACCTCGCTGGCGGTGTTCTGGGCCGCGGGGCCGCGTGACACCGATGAACAGCGACTCGCCTCGCTCGAAGCCGCGATGGAGCGGCTCACGCACGACTTCGGCGGCTGGCGGGTTCCCTGGGGTGAAATCAACCGCTTCCAACGTCTCGACGACGCGATCGACCAGACCTTCGACGACGCGAAGCCGAGCACTTCGGTGCCTTTCGTCTCCGCGAAGCTCGGCTCCCTCGCGTCGTTCGCGGCCGACCGCGGACCGGAGCGGCCTGGTGGCACCACGAAGCGTTTCTACGGCACGAGCGGCAATACTTTTGTGGCTGTCGTGGAATTCGGGCCGAGACCGCGCGCGATGGCGGTGCGAGAGGGCGGCGCGAGCGGCCATCCCGGCTCGCCGCATTTCGCCGACCAAGCCGACCGGTACGCGAGCGGAAACCTGCGGCCCGTCTACTTCCATCCCGACGACCTGACCGGGCACATCGAGCGCAGGTACCACCCAGGCGGATGA
- a CDS encoding peptidase inhibitor family I36 protein, translating to MFTTDTGRAPGSPFDCDPGFVCLHQDRDSDGNAYNFREPYTSQSNFATLPCDTCQNSSKHPESNGTFNDQMSSWRNNSGRRYCWYFDAGHRGENHPMDHFGPTAAVNLTDHESDEASSLQPC from the coding sequence GTGTTCACCACGGACACCGGGAGAGCCCCCGGCAGCCCCTTCGACTGTGATCCTGGATTCGTGTGCCTCCACCAGGACAGGGACTCCGACGGCAACGCGTACAACTTCCGGGAGCCGTACACCTCCCAGTCGAACTTCGCGACCCTTCCCTGCGACACGTGCCAGAACAGCTCGAAGCACCCCGAATCGAACGGCACGTTCAACGACCAGATGTCGTCGTGGCGGAACAACTCGGGCAGGCGCTACTGCTGGTACTTCGACGCCGGGCACCGCGGTGAGAATCACCCGATGGACCATTTCGGCCCGACCGCCGCGGTCAACCTCACGGACCACGAGAGCGATGAGGCGTCTTCGTTGCAACCGTGCTGA
- a CDS encoding NAD-dependent epimerase/dehydratase family protein, whose product MRLLVIGGTSFAGRTIARDALGRGHQVTTFNRGLTGKDIDGVEALRGDRSADEDLQPLAGRAFDAVIDPSGQVPAHVLRTARALAGSVPFYAFVSTTAVYQAWHTAGVDESAATWPGTADEDGDPADLAKLSARKRGCELAIEQTYGPDGCLIARSGLLVGPHDNVGQVPWWLTRIAKGGRVIAPGDPARLLQLIDVRDLSAFVLDQVEARAGGIHNIVPDTPNTTMGQLVEHCAQATGSTAAPVWMDEGFLFSQGVAPWTELPLWLPDGPDTAGFWAVSGARAKAAGLRTRPFGESVRDIWDWLRSGGAVQPAPGVLPFGLSPEKERQVFAAWDSRPVA is encoded by the coding sequence ATGAGACTCTTGGTCATCGGCGGTACCTCGTTCGCCGGACGCACCATCGCGCGCGACGCACTCGGCCGCGGACACCAGGTCACGACCTTCAACCGCGGACTGACCGGCAAGGACATCGACGGCGTCGAGGCTCTGCGCGGTGACAGGTCCGCCGACGAGGACCTCCAGCCGCTTGCCGGGCGCGCCTTCGACGCGGTCATCGACCCGAGCGGGCAGGTACCGGCGCACGTGCTGCGCACCGCGCGGGCACTGGCCGGCTCCGTCCCGTTCTACGCGTTCGTCTCCACCACGGCCGTCTACCAGGCGTGGCACACCGCCGGAGTGGACGAGTCCGCCGCGACCTGGCCGGGCACGGCCGACGAGGACGGCGACCCGGCCGACCTGGCGAAGCTGAGCGCGCGCAAACGCGGGTGCGAGCTGGCGATCGAGCAGACGTACGGGCCGGACGGCTGCTTGATCGCGCGCTCCGGTTTGCTCGTGGGCCCGCACGACAACGTGGGCCAGGTGCCGTGGTGGCTCACCAGGATCGCCAAGGGCGGCCGGGTGATCGCGCCCGGCGATCCCGCTCGCCTGCTTCAGCTGATCGACGTGCGCGATCTGTCCGCGTTCGTGCTCGACCAGGTCGAGGCGCGCGCGGGCGGGATTCACAACATCGTCCCGGACACGCCGAACACCACGATGGGCCAGCTCGTCGAGCACTGCGCGCAGGCGACGGGTTCGACCGCCGCACCCGTGTGGATGGACGAGGGTTTCCTGTTCTCCCAAGGCGTCGCGCCGTGGACCGAGCTCCCGCTGTGGCTGCCGGACGGGCCGGACACCGCCGGATTCTGGGCGGTGTCCGGCGCCCGCGCGAAGGCGGCGGGCCTGCGCACCCGCCCGTTCGGCGAGTCCGTGCGGGACATCTGGGACTGGCTGCGGTCAGGCGGCGCGGTCCAACCGGCTCCCGGTGTCCTGCCGTTCGGCCTCTCCCCCGAGAAGGAACGACAGGTGTTCGCGGCCTGGGACTCCCGGCCGGTCGCCTGA